From Rhododendron vialii isolate Sample 1 chromosome 10a, ASM3025357v1, the proteins below share one genomic window:
- the LOC131304374 gene encoding pentatricopeptide repeat-containing protein At3g49710, translating to MTQQISYTLTINFQLFRQILRTCITEKNLITGKSLHTLYIKSLIPPSTYVSNHFILLYSKCRCLSAARNAFDATPSPNVFSFNAIIAAYAKESQARTAHQLFDRIPEPDVVSYNTLISAYADRGETGPAVGLFVGMREAGLDMDGFTFSAVVTAACGDIALIRQLHSLGLVGGFDSFVSVNNTLITYYGKHGYLDEAKQIFYAICEIRDEVSWNSMIVAYGQHQEGSKALALYQEMVQREVKVDMFTLASVLTAFTCLGDLPGGHQFHAHLIKKGFHQNPHVGSGLIDLYSKCGGGMLVCKKVFQEIPEPDLVLWNTMISGYSQNEELSEEALDCFRRMQRAGHRPDDGSFVCVISACSNLSSPSQGKQIHSLALKSRIPSNMISVNNAIIAMYSKCGNLLDARRLFDRMPEHNTVSLNTMIAGYAQHGRGTESLFLFKHMLEKDITPTSITFISVLSACAHTGKVKEGKKYFNIMKEKFGIFPEVEHYSCMIDLLGRAGKLSEAKKLIKTMPYNPGSIGWAALLSACRIHGNIELAIEAANECLQFDPSNAAPYVILANMYASEGRWEEVATMRKLMRENGVRKKPGCSWIEVNKRVHVFVAEDSSHPLIKKIYSFLEEMLEKMKVAGYVPDMRWALVRDDGIRAGEKELRLGHHSEKLAVAFGLISTKEGEPILVVKNLRICGDCHNAIKFISAITGREITVRDALRFHCFKDGQCSCGDYW from the coding sequence ATGACCCAACAAATCTCATATACCCTCACGATCAACTTCCAGCTATTCCGCCAAATCTTGAGAACATGCATAACCGAGAAAAACCTCATAACGGGCAAATCCCTACATACCCTCTACATCAAGTCCCTAATCCCACCTTCCACCTACGTCTCCAACCACTTCATCCTCCTCTACTCCAAATGCCGCTGCCTCTCTGCCGCCCGCAACGCCTTCGACGCCACCCCCAGCCCCAACGTCTTCTCCTTCAACGCCATCATCGCTGCCTATGCGAAAGAATCGCAGGCCCGCACCGCCCACCAGCTGTTCGACCGAATTCCCGAACCGGACGTCGTCTCGTACAACACCCTCATTTCGGCTTACGCCGACCGAGGTGAGACGGGCCCCGCGGTTGGGTTGTTTGTGGGAATGAGAGAGGCGGGCCTTGACATGGACGGGTTCACGTTTTCCGCGGTTGTTACGGCTGCTTGTGGTGACATTGCCTTGATTAGACAGTTGCATTCGTTGGGTTTAGTTGGTGGGTTTGATTCTTTTGTTTCGGTGAACAATACCCTCATTACTTATTATGGGAAGCATGGATATTTAGACGAGGCTAAGCAGATTTTTTACGCGATATGTGAGATTAGAGACGAGGTTTCTTGGAATTCTATGATTGTGGCTTATGGGCAACACCAAGAAGGATCAAAAGCATTGGCATTGTATCAGGAAATGGTTCAAAGGGAGGTGAAAGTGGACATGTTCACTTTAGCTAGCGTTTTGACTGCGTTTACTTGCCTGGGGGATTTGCCCGGTGGGCATCAATTTCATGCTCATTTGATCAAAAAAGGGTTCCATCAGAATCCTCATGTTGGCAGCGGTTTGATTGATTTGTACTCGAAATGTGGAGGGGGTATGCTGGTCTGCAAGAAAGTTTTCCAAGAAATTCCTGAGCCGGACTTGGTTCTATGGAACACAATGATATCCGGGTACTCTCAAAATGAGGAGTTATCCGAAGAGGCACTTGATTGTTTTCGGAGAATGCAACGTGCTGGTCACCGTCCTGATGACGGCAGCTTTGTCTGTGTGATAAGCGCGTGCTCCAATTTGTCATCCCCATCACAAGGGAAACAGATTCACTCTTTGGCGCTCAAATCACGTATTCCATCAAATATGATTTCTGTAAACAATGCCATCATTGCAATGTACTCAAAATGCGGGAATCTGCTAGACGCGAGAAGGTTGTTTGATAGGATGCCAGAGCATAACACGGTCTCTTTGAATACAATGATTGCAGGTTATGCACAACATGGTAGAGGGACAGAATCACTTTTCCTTTTCAAGCATATGTTGGAAAAGGACATTACTCCAACTAGTATAACCTTTATCTCAGTCCTGTCTGCATGTGCACACACTGGAAAAGTCAAGGAAGGGAAAAAGTATTTCAATATTATGAAAGAGAAATTCGGGATTTTTCCAGAAGTAGAACACTATTCATGCATGATTGACCTTTTGGGTCGAGCCGGTAAACTTAGTGAAGCAAAGAAGCTCATTAAGACAATGCCATATAACCCTGGCTCCATTGGTTGGGCAGCATTGCTCAGTGCCTGTAGAATACATGGAAACATAGAGCTAGCGATTGAAGCAGCTAACGAGTGTCTTCAATTTGACCCTTCAAATGCTGCTCCCTATGTCATACTTGCGAATATGTACGCCAGTGAAGGCAGATGGGAAGAGGTGGCAACCATGAGAAAACTTATGCGTGAAAATGGAGTGAGGAAAAAACCCGGTTGTAGTTGGATTGAGGTGAACAAGAGGGTACACGTCTTTGTGGCGGAGGATAGTTCACACCCGTTAATAAAGAAGATCTACTCCTTTTTGGAGGAGATGTTAGAGAAGATGAAGGTAGCAGGATATGTGCCTGACATGAGGTGGGCTTTGGTTAGGGATGATGGAATTAGGGCAGGAGAAAAAGAGTTGAGGTTAGGGCATCACAGTGAGAAGCTTGCGGTTGCGTTTGGGCTGATTTCGACAAAAGAAGGAGAGCCTATATTGGTAGTGAAGAACCTTAGGATATGTGGGGATTGTCACAATGCCATTAAATTTATATCTGCGATCACTGGGAGAGAGATCACCGTAAGAGATGCCCTTAGGTTTCATTGCTTCAAGGACGGACAATGTTCTTGTGGCGATTATTGGTGA